The Marinitoga hydrogenitolerans DSM 16785 nucleotide sequence AAAAGAAGATTCACCATTATATGCAAAAGAAATCGGTTCAGGTCCATATGAATTAGTAGAATGGAATAGAGCAGAGCAAAAGGTTACATTAAAAGCATTTGAAGAATATTGGAGAGGTCCAGCAAAGATTAAAAACGTAGTTATTTGGGGAGTAGACGAATGGTCAACAAGAAAAGCTTTATTAGAAAAAGGTGAAGCAGATATAGTTGCAGTACCAGCACAATACTTAAGCCAAATTAAAGGAAATCCAGATATTGAAATTATTGAAGGTTTACCAAGTGTATCAGTTACTACATTAAACTTTAACTGGCAAGTAAAACCAGATTCACCTTATATTGGAAGCGGAAAATTGGATGGAAATGGTATCCCAACAACATTCTTTGCAGATAAAAACGTAAGATTAGCATTTATTTATTCATTTGACTATAAAAAGATGATTGATGATGTATTAGACGGTTATGGAGAATTAGTACCAACAGCTATGCCAAAAGGATTTTTAGGTTATGATGATAATTTACCAAAACCAAAATTTGATTTAAAAGAAGCAACAAAATACTTCAAGAGAGCATATAGAGGACAATTATGGAGAAAAGGTTTCAAGATGACAATCCTTTATAATACAGGGAATGCTGCAAGACAGAAGGCTGCAGAATTATTAGCAGATTCTTTAAAGAAGATCAATCCTAAATTCCAAGCAGAAGTTAGAGGTGTTCAATGGCCAACATTCTTAGATGCTAGAAAAAATGGAAAAATGCCATTATACATCTTAGGTTGGTTAGCAGATTATCCTGATCCAAATAATTTTATTTACACATTCTATCACAGTGATGGTGATTATGGTTATTACTTTGGTGAAAAATATGCAGAATTTGCAAACAAACCTCAAGCATTCTTTGGTGGAAAATCATTAAATGAAATGATCTCTGAAGCATCAGCTTTAACAGATCCTAAAGCTAGGGAAGAAATCTATATTAAAGTACAACAATTTGTAATTAGAGAAGGTTTAGGTGTTCCATTATATCAACCGATTGGCGTAAGGGTTCACAGAAAATGGTTGAAAGGTTGGTATCCAAATTCAATTAGACCAGGTGACGATTATTACCACTATTGGAAATCAGAAGAATAATAAGAAAACATTAATTATTTATTATTAATTTTAATTTAAGGGGAGGGGAAGACTCTTCCCCTTATTTTTTTGTTTTTTAATGTTATATTTATATGATATAATAAATTGGTTTATTAATAAAAGCTATGGAGGTGCTCGTATGACGGCGTATATTATTAGGAGGTTACTGTTATTACCTCTTATAATTTTTGGAGTTACTCTCATTGTTTTCTCTATGATGCAATTATTAGGAGAAGACCAACTGTTAGCTGCATATGTTGATCCTAATTCTTTAGACAAAATGTCTGTGGAAGAATTAGAACTTGTAAAAGAGAAGTATGGTTTAAACGATGATCCATTTACAAAATATGTAAAATGGATAGGATCTGTAGCTAAAGGTGATCTAGGTTGGTCTATAGTTGGTAAAGAACCAGTTAAAGATGCTATTATTAATAGGTTACCATCAACTGTTGAGTTGGCATTGTATTCTATATTTCCTATAATAGGAGTTGGGGTATGGTTAGGTGTTCAAGCGGCATTACATCGTAATAAATGGCAGGATCAATTAATTAGAATATTTTCTATTGTTGGTTGGTCATTTCCGGATTTTGTTTTTGGTTTAATAATCCTTATGGTATTTTATAGTTGGCTCGGATGGTTCCCCCCTGGAAGAGTTAGTCTGTGGGTTGAAAATGTGTTAAATTCCCCGGACTTTCATCAATATACTAAATTAATTACTATTGATGGTTTATTAAATGGAAGATTAGATGTGTTTTGGGATGGTTTAAGACATTTAATTGGACCTATTCTAACATTGTCATATTTATGGTGGGCTTATTTAATTAGAATTACAAGATCCTCAATGTTAGAAGTATTAAGCAAAGATTATGTAAGAACTGCAAGGGCAAAAGGGTTATCTGAAAGGGTTGTTATAAATAAACATGCAAAGAGAAATGCTTTAATTCCTGTTGCGACTGTTGCAGGGTCAATGATTATAGGATTAATAATGGGAGTTATAATAGTTGAGACAATATTTGTAAGACCTGGTATTGGAAGTTTTGCTGCAAAAGCAGCTGGACAACTAGATTATGCATCAATAATGGGTATGTTATTGTTCTCTTCGATATTGTTAATTGTTGGTAATTTGATAATTGACATATCATACGCATTAATTGATCCAAGAATTAGATACGAGTGAGGTGAGTTGAAGTGAACGAAGAAGTTAAAAGGGCTCTCAGGAAGTTCTATAAAAACCCATCTGCAATGTTAGGGGTAATTTTATTAATATTTTTTATTTTAGTAGCAGCTTTTGCACCTTTATTAGCTCCACCTCAAATTCCAATTGATCCTGAAATAGAAAATATGGAATCAATGATAGATGAATTAGAAGATACTAAAAATACATCATTAATAGAAGAATTAGTTGTATCTTTTTCTGATTATTATGACTTTACATATGGATTTTATTTAGATTATGCAGATGACATAAGAAATTTAGAAAAAGTTTTAAGCAATTATTTATCCAATAAAAATGATGAAAACTTTAATAAGCTAATAGAAACATTATCTCCATTAACAGAAGAATATATTTTAGATGAATCTTATTTATATAATTTACAAGATAATATAGATGATAAAAAAAAGTTTGAAGCAGCATTAAAAGATTTAGAAAATGGAATAAAAGCTTTTTTAGCAAAGGCAAAAAATGCTGAGAAAATGAAAGCTGAATTAGATGAAATAAATTCAAAAAATAATTCTGTAGAAGAGTTTTTACCAGCCGCAAAAAAATATTTTAAAGATTTAAAGAAATTATATATAAAGGATTTAAATTATGATCCATATTTAATGCCAATTGTGACTTATGAAAATACACCACAACCACCATCAAAAGAACATCCTTTTGGTATTAGTAATGGAAGAGATATATATTATGGTGTTGTTTGGGGGACAAGAACAGGGTTTAAAATAGGATTAATAGTAGTATCTGTAGCAACAATTGTGGGATTATTTGTAGGATCTATTTCTGCTTATTTTGGTGGTTGGGTTGACGAAGTATTAATGAGAATAACTGATATATTTATGTCAATTCCATTTATGTTATCTGCTATGGTTTTAACAACTATATTAGGGACAGGACTTGATAAAGTTATGATCGCCATGATAGTATTTGGATGGATGGGATCAGCAAGATTAATTAGAGGAAATATTTTACAGGCTAAAAACGATCAATATGTATTGGCAGCAAAAGCATTGGGAGTTAAAGATTCAAAGATTATAATTAAACATATTTTACCTAATACAATATTTCCAGTGTTAATACAAGCATCTATGAGAATAGGTTCTATGGTTATAACTGCAGCAGTGTTAAGTTTCTTAGGAGTAGGAGCTCCTCAAGGTTACGCTGATTGGGGATCAATACTTAATTATGCAAGAAACTGGATTTTAGGTGGTACAGGAGGAGCATTTCAATATTGGTATACAATAACCTATCCTGGTATTGCAATGGTATTATTTGTTTTAGCATGGAACTTAGTAGGAGACGCATTAAGAGATATCTTTGATCCGAAACTACGCGGTTAGTTGAAAGGAGGCAAATAATGAAAGAGCCAATATTAAAAGTAAATAATTTACATACATATTTTGATACAGAAGATGGCGAAGTAAGAGCAGTTAGAGGAGTTTCTTTTGATGTTCATGAAGGAGAAACTATAGCCATAGTTGGTGAATCAGGTTCTGGTAAATCTGTAACTTCGTTAAGTATAATGAGGTTGTTAGATGAAAATGGAAGAATCGCAGAAGGTGAAATAATATATAAAGAACAAGATATAAGTAAAATTCCTGAAGATGATATGAGACATATTAGAGGTAAAGAAATAGCTATGATATTCCAGGAACCTATGACAGCTTTGAATCCAGTTTTTACTGTTGGAGATCAAATAATAGAAATGATAATGCTTCATATGGGGATGGATGAAAAATCAGCGAGGCAAAGAGCAATAGATTTATTGAGAAAAGTAGGGATTCCAGAACCAGAAAAACGTGTAGATCAATATCCGCATGAGTTATCAGGTGGTATGAGACAAAGAGCGATGATTGCTATGGCGTTGTCCTGTAATCCAAAAGTATTAATAGCGGATGAACCTACTACAGCACTTGATGTTACTATTCAAGCACAAATTTTGGATTTAATGAAAGAGTTACAAAAAGAATATGGTATGGCTATTATATTTATTACACATGATTTAGGTGTTGTAGCTGAAATGGCAGATAAAGCTGCTGTTATGTATGCAGGGAAAATTGTTGAATATGGAGATATAGTTTCTATATTTAAAAAACCAAAAAATCCATATACATGGGGATTAATGCAATCAATACCAAAATTAAATGAAGAAGTTGATAGATTGATGTCAATACCTGGAACAGTGCCTAACCCTAGAAATTTTCCAAAAGGTTGTGGATTTTCTAACAGATGTTTTCTTGCTAAAGAAAAATGTAAAAATGAAATGCCAGAATTGATAGAAATTGAACAAGGACATTACTCAAGATGTTTCTATATTGATGAATTAACGAAAGAAGTAGAGAAGTCAAGGGTAGGTGAAAAATAATGTCTGAAAATAAAAAAGTACTTTTACAGGTTGATAATCTAAAAAAGTATTTTCCTGTTAGGGCAGGTGTTTTCAAAAGGGTTGTTGCACATGTTCAAGCTGTAGATGATATATCATTTAAAGTATATGAAGGAGAAACAATAGGGTTAGTTGGTGAATCTGGTTGTGGAAAAAGTACAACAGGAATGACTATATTAAGATTATTAAATCCAACATCAGGAAGGATTGTTGTTGATGAGATAGATACAACACCGTTATTTTTTCCAAAATCTAAAGTACGTAAATATATAAATGAGACTTATGTTGATAGATTTAATGAATTGAAAAATAAATATAAAAGCGAAGATGACGTTATAAAAAATCTTAAAGATGAAATAGATAAAAAATATGCAAAAATATTTTTTGATAAAGGATATAATGGTTTACATCAAGAAATGTTATCAAATTTAAATGAAAAAAGAAAATGGTTTAGAAGAAATATGCAAATAATCTTCCAGGATCCTTATTCTTCATTAAATCCTAGATTGAGAATTAGAAGTATTATTGCTGAAGGATTATTTACACATGGATTAGTCAAAGATGGGGCAGAAGCAACAGAAAAAGTAAAGGATTTGTTAGATAAGGTAGGATTATCTCCAGAATATATATATAGATTTCCACATGAATTTTCTGGTGGCCAAAGGCAGAGAGTTGGTATTGCAAGGGCATTAGCTTTAAATCCTAAATTGATTGTTGCTGATGAAGCGGTATCTGCCCTTGATGTTTCTATTCAATCACAGGTCATCAATTTATTAGAAGATTTACAAAATGAATTTAAATTAACTTATGTATTTATAGCGCATGATTTGGCTGTTGTGAAACATATTTCAGACAGAGTTGCGGTAATGTATCTTGGAAAAATTGTTGAATTGGCTGATAAAAAAGATTTATTTGCAAATCCATTACATCCATATACAGTATCGTTAATGTCAGCTATTCCAATTCCAGATCCGGAATATAAAAAGAAAAGAATAATTTTGCAA carries:
- a CDS encoding ABC transporter ATP-binding protein produces the protein MKEPILKVNNLHTYFDTEDGEVRAVRGVSFDVHEGETIAIVGESGSGKSVTSLSIMRLLDENGRIAEGEIIYKEQDISKIPEDDMRHIRGKEIAMIFQEPMTALNPVFTVGDQIIEMIMLHMGMDEKSARQRAIDLLRKVGIPEPEKRVDQYPHELSGGMRQRAMIAMALSCNPKVLIADEPTTALDVTIQAQILDLMKELQKEYGMAIIFITHDLGVVAEMADKAAVMYAGKIVEYGDIVSIFKKPKNPYTWGLMQSIPKLNEEVDRLMSIPGTVPNPRNFPKGCGFSNRCFLAKEKCKNEMPELIEIEQGHYSRCFYIDELTKEVEKSRVGEK
- a CDS encoding ABC transporter substrate-binding protein, which gives rise to MKKLLVVLLLVFSIFAFAEVKNPDTIVDVTIGEPDTLDPHQAYDTASGEVIFNVYDNLIEYVGSSLSEFAPRLAESWEIDGNTVKFKIRKGVKFHSGNELTPYDVEYTFERALIGNPGGGPIWMLYEVFFGDYFSLKSAVKGLTGHKWTDLVDSETKEPVNDEAKQILLDFYKKYIDSKVEVEGDYVVFHLAAPKVYFLNIIAQGSSWGAILDSKAAMGLGLWDGKADGWWKFHDWKKEDSPLYAKEIGSGPYELVEWNRAEQKVTLKAFEEYWRGPAKIKNVVIWGVDEWSTRKALLEKGEADIVAVPAQYLSQIKGNPDIEIIEGLPSVSVTTLNFNWQVKPDSPYIGSGKLDGNGIPTTFFADKNVRLAFIYSFDYKKMIDDVLDGYGELVPTAMPKGFLGYDDNLPKPKFDLKEATKYFKRAYRGQLWRKGFKMTILYNTGNAARQKAAELLADSLKKINPKFQAEVRGVQWPTFLDARKNGKMPLYILGWLADYPDPNNFIYTFYHSDGDYGYYFGEKYAEFANKPQAFFGGKSLNEMISEASALTDPKAREEIYIKVQQFVIREGLGVPLYQPIGVRVHRKWLKGWYPNSIRPGDDYYHYWKSEE
- a CDS encoding ABC transporter permease gives rise to the protein MTAYIIRRLLLLPLIIFGVTLIVFSMMQLLGEDQLLAAYVDPNSLDKMSVEELELVKEKYGLNDDPFTKYVKWIGSVAKGDLGWSIVGKEPVKDAIINRLPSTVELALYSIFPIIGVGVWLGVQAALHRNKWQDQLIRIFSIVGWSFPDFVFGLIILMVFYSWLGWFPPGRVSLWVENVLNSPDFHQYTKLITIDGLLNGRLDVFWDGLRHLIGPILTLSYLWWAYLIRITRSSMLEVLSKDYVRTARAKGLSERVVINKHAKRNALIPVATVAGSMIIGLIMGVIIVETIFVRPGIGSFAAKAAGQLDYASIMGMLLFSSILLIVGNLIIDISYALIDPRIRYE
- a CDS encoding ABC transporter ATP-binding protein; this encodes MSENKKVLLQVDNLKKYFPVRAGVFKRVVAHVQAVDDISFKVYEGETIGLVGESGCGKSTTGMTILRLLNPTSGRIVVDEIDTTPLFFPKSKVRKYINETYVDRFNELKNKYKSEDDVIKNLKDEIDKKYAKIFFDKGYNGLHQEMLSNLNEKRKWFRRNMQIIFQDPYSSLNPRLRIRSIIAEGLFTHGLVKDGAEATEKVKDLLDKVGLSPEYIYRFPHEFSGGQRQRVGIARALALNPKLIVADEAVSALDVSIQSQVINLLEDLQNEFKLTYVFIAHDLAVVKHISDRVAVMYLGKIVELADKKDLFANPLHPYTVSLMSAIPIPDPEYKKKRIILQGDVPSPINPPSGCRFHPRCPIAKDICSKKEPPLVELENGHQVACHFAGQFKG